Proteins found in one Oncorhynchus gorbuscha isolate QuinsamMale2020 ecotype Even-year linkage group LG15, OgorEven_v1.0, whole genome shotgun sequence genomic segment:
- the LOC123996348 gene encoding protein Wnt-4-like isoform X2 translates to MPTVSAVNLTAQLLLLLLWATHPTMATNWLSLARMPRSRPVSGAALCGRLRGLSVGQVGVCRARGEVMESVRKAAEMVIEECQHQFRNRRWNCSTTPRGVNVFGRVMSQGTREAAFVHALSSAAVAVAVTRGCSRGELERCGCDRKVRGVSPEGFQWSGCSDNLSYGVAFSQTFVDETERAKGMSAGRPLMNVHNNEAGRKAILHNMQVECKCHGVSGSCELRTCWKVMPPFRRVGAVLKERFDGATENSPAAPGPPGQTSRRQGPGVPRCLARLLPSRPRQWDPRDSRPTL, encoded by the exons cTCCTTGGCGAGGATGCCGCGCTCGCGGCCCGTGTCGGGTGCTGCCCTCTGTGGGCGGCTGAGGGGACTGTCCGTGGGGCAGGTGGGGGTGTGCAGGGCGCGGGGAGAGGTCATGGAGTCTGTGCGCAAGGCAGCCGAGATGGTCATAGAGGAG TGCCAGCACCAGTTTCGTAATCGCCGTTGGAACTGCTCCACCACCCCACGTGGAGTCAACGTGTTCGGTAGAGTCATGAGCCAAG GCACGCGTGAGGCAGCCTTTGTGCACGCCCTTTCCTCTGCGGCGGTGGCGGTTGCAGTGACACGAGGCTGCAGCCGGGGAGAGCTAGAGCGGTGTGGCTGCGACAGGAAGGTCAGAGGGGTCAGTCCCGAGG GTTTCCAGTGGTCTGGGTGCAGTGATAACCTGTCATATGGTGTGGCCTTCTCCCAGACCTTCGTGGATGAGACGGAGCGTGCCAAGGGGATGTCGGCAGGGCGACCCCTCATGAATGTCCATAACAACGAGGCTGGACGGAAG GCTATCCTCCATAACATGCAGGTGGAGTGTAAGTGTCATGGTGTCTCGGGATCCTGTGAGCTGAGGACCTGCTGGAAAGTCATGCCCCCATTTCGGCGCGTCGGCGCCGTGCTGAAGGAACGCTTTGATGGAGCCACAGAG AACAGCCCTGCTGCCCCGGGACCCCCAGGTCAAACCTCCCGCCGCCAGGGACCTGGTGTACCTCGCTGTCTCGCCAGACTTCTGCCGTCTCGACCCCGACAATGGGATCCCCGGGACAGCCGGCCGACGCTGTAA
- the LOC123996348 gene encoding protein Wnt-4-like isoform X1: protein MPTVSAVNLTAQLLLLLLWATHPTMATNWLSLARMPRSRPVSGAALCGRLRGLSVGQVGVCRARGEVMESVRKAAEMVIEECQHQFRNRRWNCSTTPRGVNVFGRVMSQGTREAAFVHALSSAAVAVAVTRGCSRGELERCGCDRKVRGVSPEGFQWSGCSDNLSYGVAFSQTFVDETERAKGMSAGRPLMNVHNNEAGRKAILHNMQVECKCHGVSGSCELRTCWKVMPPFRRVGAVLKERFDGATEVRLSRIGSRTALLPRDPQVKPPAARDLVYLAVSPDFCRLDPDNGIPGTAGRRCNGTSRLAPDGCELVCCGPGYRAGRAEVVQRCSCKFSWCCSVRCQQCKNTVMIHTCRE, encoded by the exons cTCCTTGGCGAGGATGCCGCGCTCGCGGCCCGTGTCGGGTGCTGCCCTCTGTGGGCGGCTGAGGGGACTGTCCGTGGGGCAGGTGGGGGTGTGCAGGGCGCGGGGAGAGGTCATGGAGTCTGTGCGCAAGGCAGCCGAGATGGTCATAGAGGAG TGCCAGCACCAGTTTCGTAATCGCCGTTGGAACTGCTCCACCACCCCACGTGGAGTCAACGTGTTCGGTAGAGTCATGAGCCAAG GCACGCGTGAGGCAGCCTTTGTGCACGCCCTTTCCTCTGCGGCGGTGGCGGTTGCAGTGACACGAGGCTGCAGCCGGGGAGAGCTAGAGCGGTGTGGCTGCGACAGGAAGGTCAGAGGGGTCAGTCCCGAGG GTTTCCAGTGGTCTGGGTGCAGTGATAACCTGTCATATGGTGTGGCCTTCTCCCAGACCTTCGTGGATGAGACGGAGCGTGCCAAGGGGATGTCGGCAGGGCGACCCCTCATGAATGTCCATAACAACGAGGCTGGACGGAAG GCTATCCTCCATAACATGCAGGTGGAGTGTAAGTGTCATGGTGTCTCGGGATCCTGTGAGCTGAGGACCTGCTGGAAAGTCATGCCCCCATTTCGGCGCGTCGGCGCCGTGCTGAAGGAACGCTTTGATGGAGCCACAGAG GTGCGTCTGTCTCGTATCGGCTCCAGAACAGCCCTGCTGCCCCGGGACCCCCAGGTCAAACCTCCCGCCGCCAGGGACCTGGTGTACCTCGCTGTCTCGCCAGACTTCTGCCGTCTCGACCCCGACAATGGGATCCCCGGGACAGCCGGCCGACGCTGTAACG GCACCTCCCGGCTGGCCCCAGATGGCTGTGAGCTGGTGTGTTGTGGGCCAGGGTACCGGGCAGGCCGGGCTGAGGTGGTGCAGCGCTGCTCCTGTAAGTTCTCCTGGTGCTGCTCGGTCCGCTGCCAGCAGTGCAAGAACACAGTGATGATCCACACCTGCCGAGAGTGA